The sequence below is a genomic window from Equus caballus isolate H_3958 breed thoroughbred chromosome 11, TB-T2T, whole genome shotgun sequence.
TGAGTTTTGATGCCATCCCTTAGAGgagacaaaaaggaaacaaatggacCAAGATTGGAGACCTAGATATGTCATACACGGAGCTAAGACTGAAAAATCAATGGTTGCTCCCCTTATTTCTGAGGTGGGGGGAAATGAGAAGAAACGCTAAAATCAGATAGTCTGAGATATTAAATAAGCTCAATACCAACCCACTCTGGAACCTTGGCAAGTCAtcaaatttcacatttttcaatCTTTAAAATGGTGATAAGATTCTTTCGTGAAATCATCACAAGAGTAGAATAAGATCATGGATGTAAAATTTGTTGATAAATTCCAAAATACTAAGCAGGAGAGAGACATCCTTAAAGAGTGAAGTTGTTAACCAGACTCTAGCTTCCTTCCCCATAACTGAGAGAGAAACTTTTACGCCCCTAGGTATGAGTTAGCTCCCAGGTAAAGACAAACTAAACAATTGTAGCAAAGCAGATGGAAAGTTGACTTGAGGTTCAGGTCAAGTCAAAAAAATGATGCAgggttgaaaataaacaaaaggagaaaaggctAAAAGACAGAATGCTGTGAGCCCTTAATCAAGAAGAGAGAAGTAAAAATCtatattcaacaataaaaagtcCAGTTTAGCAGAGGTAAGCAGGGGAGCAAGATGTTTGAGTTTTAGTCAGTATAGACCTGGGAGGACAGAGTACTATTTAAAGCAGAGTTGGAGTTAAAAAAACAATACATGACAGGCTAGTTGTTAAATGACTGGAGACAAAGATCAATTAAACGTTTTAAAATGATCCTTATTCAGAGTCTCACATGAATAACAAAGAGTAAGATCTTGCTAGGAGGTCACTGAGATCTTCTTTCCAAGTTGAACAACATACctttacttcatatattttacCTGTCAGACAATTATTTAGTCTGTCATTTTAACAGAAATTTgtatggtaaaaagaaaaacaagtcgGGGTCAATATCCCAACATTAATATCAATATATCTACAggataaaattatgtaaaaagcCAAACCTTTATCATCatagagagaagagaattttatttctgcAAAAGACTCTTCCCAGGGCTCCCTTCATGTCtctgttcctcaggctgtagatgaaggggttcaaCATGGGGGTCACCACAGTGTACATCACAGCCATGGCAATCTCCTTCACAGGAGAATTATTAGCAGATGGGCAAAAATAAAGACCAATAACTGTCCCATACAACAGTGACACCACAGAGAGGTGGGacccacaggtggagaaggccttgCAGATGCCCCCGCCAGAAGGAAACTTGAGAACAGAGAACACAATTCGTGCATAGGACAGGATGATGAGGAGGAATGGAATGATGACAATGATCCCTCCTATGAAAAATATCACCAACTCATTAACTCGAGTGTCAGAGCAGGACAGCTTCAGCAGAGCTGATACATCACAGAAAAAGTGTGGGATCACATTGTCTGCACAAAAACACAATCTGGCCATAAGCAGGGTGTGTAACATGGCATGGAACGTGGTCAGCACCCAGGACAGCACCACCAGGGAGAGACAGAGCTTGGTGCTCATGATGGTGCTGTAGTGTAGGGGGaagcagatggccacatagcggtcataggccatggtcACAAGGAGGAAGCTGTCCAGGTTGgcaaaaaacaggaagaagtaCATTTGGGTCAGGCAGCCAGCATAGGAGATAGACAGGTCTTGGCTCTGCATGTTCTGCAGCAATTTGGGAATGGTCACAGAAGAGAAGCAGATATCAGAGAAGGACAAATTGCTGAGAAACGAATACATAGGCGTGTGGAGGTAGGAGTCCAGGCGAATGAGAATgatgatgaggaggtttcccaggACGGTGGTAAGATACATGGCCAGGAACAAAGCATAGAACATGTCTTGCTGCTCTGACTCAATGGGCAGTCCTAGCAGGAGAAACTCTGAGATGACAGTTTGATTCCTTCCTGTCATGCTCTGTCTCCAGTATCTTCAGGAAGAAACAATAGTGTCCATTAAAACCTGAATTTAAAAACGAACACATTTCTATGATACATAGTGTGTTAGATCTTCTGCAAAAATACTTTATATCAACTTCATCACAATAATTAC
It includes:
- the OR1E1N gene encoding olfactory receptor family 1 subfamily E member 1N; this translates as MTGRNQTVISEFLLLGLPIESEQQDMFYALFLAMYLTTVLGNLLIIILIRLDSYLHTPMYSFLSNLSFSDICFSSVTIPKLLQNMQSQDLSISYAGCLTQMYFFLFFANLDSFLLVTMAYDRYVAICFPLHYSTIMSTKLCLSLVVLSWVLTTFHAMLHTLLMARLCFCADNVIPHFFCDVSALLKLSCSDTRVNELVIFFIGGIIVIIPFLLIILSYARIVFSVLKFPSGGGICKAFSTCGSHLSVVSLLYGTVIGLYFCPSANNSPVKEIAMAVMYTVVTPMLNPFIYSLRNRDMKGALGRVFCRNKILFSL